CATATACAGTGACTCTGTTTACTCTTATTGTTATATGTAGATGGGATGGAATGAAAATCATGAGATAACGGCGACTTTACCTGCAAAGCAATCTGCTGCTGGGCATGCAACAGTACAGTCTCTTGCTCAGGCTTAGGTTGGTTAGCACCTTGGTTGGCACGCCTAACAGTGAGAGTTTTATCACCCATTTTTATTCCATTCAGGGCAGCACAAGCTATGTCTGTAACTGAAAGATCTTGATAAACACAGAATGCATATCCTTTTGAGTTCCCAGTTTCCCTATCTTTGACTAGATCAAAACCTCGAAGAGGCCCAAAAGATTCCAACAACTCCCTGATTTGTGCTTCTGTAAAGTAATAAGGAAGCCCACCCACAAAGATGCGGTCTGGACCCTCAAGCCCACCAGCAGAGCCTGGAGTTAGGCCAACTGCACCCAGGTTCAGATTTGGATTGGGCTGGCTTGGACCAAGTGTAGCAGCAAGAGACGGATTATAGTCACTAGGTCTCCTCACCTTGACAGGAGCTCCCTGGTTAATTTTTTCCCCATAGAAATAATTCAGATAGATCATACCGTGAAACATAAAATTGAACAGGTTAAAGCCCTAAGCTTACAACAATCCAACAAGAAGGTACAATTACCTCAAAGATAATCCCATCTAAAGCCATTGCATTGCTAGCCTCCTCAACAGATCTCATCTCCACAAATGCAAACTTCTTTTCATGattaatataaacatttaCAACAGCATCGCCTTGTGAAAGCAAACATGAGAATATTTAGAGACTCAAAGCATCATTGGTAGTTAAGTTGGTCatcaggaaaaataaaaaatcagcATACCTGGGCCTGCAGTATTCCCTCCAATAGCAGCCATTACATGGCTGAAAAATGTTGCTACAGACTACAGGATACAATAAAAACTACTGTCAGAAATAAGAATGGGATATCAgccaaaacaataaaatagaatacaGAACCTGTTCATTAGCTGTAGGAGGAAGCCCTCCAACATATACCCGCCGAGCATGCCTAGTAGCCTAAAACAACAATataaaccaaataaatttatcaaggaattgatgtctcataaataaacatgaaAATTCCAAAACGCAGATATAATGTATCTTTAACCCTCCCAACCTGCTGTGTCATTGCTTGAACTGGCATAACAGGAAGAGTACCAAACTGCTGCAGTTAAACAAATGACACaaaattaagaactaataaatcatttttaaaaaaaaagtatccaaaattcaataataaataagtcaAATCAGTAAGAAATACCTGACCAGTCCCTAAAGGAAACATGTTGGGGAACATTCCTGGAATAGCAGGAGCTGTCCCAGGAATCTGACCTGCAGAGATGGTTTGATAGAAATTAGAATAGAATACTAAACTGTACATAAACTATAATGCATTCAACATATCAAAATTGATACCTGCATCATTTTCTAATGGAACAATTAAAGGTCTAACTCTTACAATAACTTTATCAAAAGAGATGAAAGGAATACATCATTTATTCAAGTACTGGAGGAAATATTTGCATGACTACCAAAACAGGCAATAGTTGCCAGTTGAAGACGAACAAGAACCATCAAACCGGTGCATTGAATCCTCCTTGTACATAAAAGCTACAGAGTCGGCTCACGCCCATAGTCAGCAGAGTGGGGCAAGTAGCCCAACATTGCCTTACAACAAAAGACGAGacagaaaacaaacaaacaaacaccAAACacaagaaaaaccaaaaacgCTCTCAGTTCCAGAATTATTTCACCaagcaataaataataataagagtaCAGCCCATTCACAGACCATAGCTTTAGAAAGCTATAAGtacataatgaaagaaaaattaccgcTTACCAAAATGACATCATGTAATTGGTACGAACTTTCCACACTAGATCACACAAAAAAAAGATGGCAGTTAAGAAATATGACAATTTTGACTATGAAGGAGGGTAAAATGTACCTGCAGCAGCAGCCACCGCCGCTGCACCAGTTAACATCGCAGATGGGGGAGGAGCCATATCAAAACCACTGATCCTTTTGCTGCAAGCATATATAGTAAGCATGGAAGGGAAAAATAAGTGAAATTCCTAAGTCAAGTATTGGGCTCATCCATCCcgaattaatcaataatttaataacaaaGCATACCTCTTCGAACGTGAGCGGGAACGGGAGCGGGATTTGGATCTGCGTTCTGATCTGCCCCTTGAAGGAGATGGTGACCGACGTTTATGTCTCTCTTCCCTATCTCGATCATAGTCTCTTCGCCTATGATTAGCATTAACAAATAAAGTAAGAATAGTATATGTAACAAGTAAATGAAATAAGGTGGAATAGCATTCAGatatagtttaaattttttcaccACCTGTCCCTATCATAGTCTCGGCTTCGGTgataatcatcatcatctctaTCTCTTCCCCGTTCCCTCCTCTCACTGCGATCTCTGTGGCGATCACGATCTCTATGATGACGGTCACGGTCCTTGTCACGATCCCTTTCCCTATCCCTATCTCTATCCCTGCTTTTCTCCCTATCCTTGTCCCTCTCGCGATCCTTATCCCTGTCCCTATCCCGGTCTCGATCCCTCTCCTTATCTCGccccttttctctttccttttccctACTTTTTGAAGACTCCCTTTCGTGGTCACGAGACCCGTGctgtaaattaaaaattattatcagcacaaagataaaaatacaaaGGATTATGGACAACTAGgattaaaatgttaaaaagaaaaaagaagaaatatctgaaatgtcagtatttgaaaataattcacTTTCTGCAAGATGCTTTGAATGTCAAAAACAAATGACAAGCATAAAATCACTACCAAGATATGACATTTTTACAATCAATTCAACAAAGGAAAAAGGTAAATAAAATCCAGTAAAGTAACACATTAAACAAATGAGTTTAATTGACTGCATGATGCTTTACATGTCTAAAGTAATAAACCTAATAGAAGTATCCGAAATTTAATGAGACAGTCCAATATTAAGCAAATCTCattaatctaaatttataaaatcactCTGAAATAAATTTCAGAGTAAATTTACACTAATAAGGcccaattataaaaaaagaaaaacacactCCATATTTTATCATAACCCTAAACCAAGCTGAAACATCTGCTACACATCCTTACCTTACATCGCAAACAGTGTTCACAGAACTCTACAAAACCCTAACATCCACAAGAATGCAcaatttaaggaaaaaagtattttaaaaaaattcttattcaATTACATTACCTGAGATTTCGAATCACTGTGATCATCAGGACGAGCCGGAGGAGAAGAGCCGCCGCCGTCGGCGCTACCATAGTTATCGTTATCAAAATCGGTACCGTTTCCTTCGTATCTTCCTCCTTCGTAATCGGTCATCTTATGATTTGATTCTGTTTCTTATAGAAAAGGTTCCCgagtttatcttctt
The sequence above is drawn from the Ricinus communis isolate WT05 ecotype wild-type chromosome 7, ASM1957865v1, whole genome shotgun sequence genome and encodes:
- the LOC8264198 gene encoding splicing factor U2af large subunit B isoform X6, which gives rise to MVLVRLQLATIACFGQIPGTAPAIPGMFPNMFPLGTGQFGTLPVMPVQAMTQQATRHARRVYVGGLPPTANEQSVATFFSHVMAAIGGNTAGPGDAVVNVYINHEKKFAFVEMRSVEEASNAMALDGIIFEGAPVKVRRPSDYNPSLAATLGPSQPNPNLNLGAVGLTPGSAGGLEGPDRIFVGGLPYYFTEAQIRELLESFGPLRGFDLVKDRETGNSKGYAFCVYQDLSVTDIACAALNGIKMGDKTLTVRRANQGANQPKPEQETVLLHAQQQIALQRLMLQPVPTKVVCLTQVVTADELKDDDEYEDILEDMRTEGGKFGALVNVVIPRPRGDGEAAAGVGKVFLEYADIEGASKARSGMNGRKFGGNQVVAVFYPENKFSQGDYDA
- the LOC8264198 gene encoding splicing factor U2af large subunit B isoform X8, giving the protein MFPNMFPLGTGQFGTLPVMPVQAMTQQATRHARRVYVGGLPPTANEQSVATFFSHVMAAIGGNTAGPGDAVVNVYINHEKKFAFVEMRSVEEASNAMALDGIIFEGAPVKVRRPSDYNPSLAATLGPSQPNPNLNLGAVGLTPGSAGGLEGPDRIFVGGLPYYFTEAQIRELLESFGPLRGFDLVKDRETGNSKGYAFCVYQDLSVTDIACAALNGIKMGDKTLTVRRANQGANQPKPEQETVLLHAQQQIALQRLMLQPVPTKVVCLTQVVTADELKDDDEYEDILEDMRTEGGKFGALVNVVIPRPRGDGEAAAGVGKVFLEYADIEGASKARSGMNGRKFGGNQVVAVFYPENKFSQGDYDA
- the LOC8264198 gene encoding splicing factor U2af large subunit B isoform X5; this translates as MVLVRLQLATIACFGQIPGTAPAIPGMFPNMFPLGTGQQFGTLPVMPVQAMTQQATRHARRVYVGGLPPTANEQSVATFFSHVMAAIGGNTAGPGDAVVNVYINHEKKFAFVEMRSVEEASNAMALDGIIFEGAPVKVRRPSDYNPSLAATLGPSQPNPNLNLGAVGLTPGSAGGLEGPDRIFVGGLPYYFTEAQIRELLESFGPLRGFDLVKDRETGNSKGYAFCVYQDLSVTDIACAALNGIKMGDKTLTVRRANQGANQPKPEQETVLLHAQQQIALQRLMLQPVPTKVVCLTQVVTADELKDDDEYEDILEDMRTEGGKFGALVNVVIPRPRGDGEAAAGVGKVFLEYADIEGASKARSGMNGRKFGGNQVVAVFYPENKFSQGDYDA
- the LOC8264198 gene encoding splicing factor U2af large subunit B isoform X3 codes for the protein MTDYEGGRYEGNGTDFDNDNYGSADGGGSSPPARPDDHSDSKSQHGSRDHERESSKSREKEREKGRDKERDRDRDRDRDKDRERDKDREKSRDRDRDRERDRDKDRDRHHRDRDRHRDRSERRERGRDRDDDDYHRSRDYDRDRRRDYDRDREERHKRRSPSPSRGRSERRSKSRSRSRSRSKSKRISGFDMAPPPSAMLTGAAAVAAAAGQIPGTAPAIPGMFPNMFPLGTGQQFGTLPVMPVQAMTQQATRHARRVYVGGLPPTANEQSVATFFSHVMAAIGGNTAGPGDAVVNVYINHEKKFAFVEMRSVEEASNAMALDGIIFEGAPVKVRRPSDYNPSLAATLGPSQPNPNLNLGAVGLTPGSAGGLEGPDRIFVGGLPYYFTEAQIRELLESFGPLRGFDLVKDRETGNSKGYAFCVYQDLSVTDIACAALNGIKMGDKTLTVRRANQGANQPKPEQETVLLHAQQQIALQRLMLQPVPTKVVCLTQVVTADELKDDDEYEDILEDMRTEGGKFAFCSATFCYKESGLTYTDRRHHYPLFIFT
- the LOC8264198 gene encoding splicing factor U2af large subunit B isoform X4, whose amino-acid sequence is MYSLVFYSNFYQTISAGQIPGTAPAIPGMFPNMFPLGTGQFGTLPVMPVQAMTQQATRHARRVYVGGLPPTANEQSVATFFSHVMAAIGGNTAGPGDAVVNVYINHEKKFAFVEMRSVEEASNAMALDGIIFEGAPVKVRRPSDYNPSLAATLGPSQPNPNLNLGAVGLTPGSAGGLEGPDRIFVGGLPYYFTEAQIRELLESFGPLRGFDLVKDRETGNSKGYAFCVYQDLSVTDIACAALNGIKMGDKTLTVRRANQGANQPKPEQETVLLHAQQQIALQRLMLQPVPTKVVCLTQVVTADELKDDDEYEDILEDMRTEGGKFGALVNVVIPRPRGDGEAAAGVGKVFLEYADIEGASKARSGMNGRKFGGNQVVAVFYPENKFSQGDYDA
- the LOC8264198 gene encoding splicing factor U2af large subunit A isoform X1, whose translation is MTDYEGGRYEGNGTDFDNDNYGSADGGGSSPPARPDDHSDSKSQHGSRDHERESSKSREKEREKGRDKERDRDRDRDRDKDRERDKDREKSRDRDRDRERDRDKDRDRHHRDRDRHRDRSERRERGRDRDDDDYHRSRDYDRDRRRDYDRDREERHKRRSPSPSRGRSERRSKSRSRSRSRSKSKRISGFDMAPPPSAMLTGAAAVAAAAGQIPGTAPAIPGMFPNMFPLGTGQQFGTLPVMPVQAMTQQATRHARRVYVGGLPPTANEQSVATFFSHVMAAIGGNTAGPGDAVVNVYINHEKKFAFVEMRSVEEASNAMALDGIIFEGAPVKVRRPSDYNPSLAATLGPSQPNPNLNLGAVGLTPGSAGGLEGPDRIFVGGLPYYFTEAQIRELLESFGPLRGFDLVKDRETGNSKGYAFCVYQDLSVTDIACAALNGIKMGDKTLTVRRANQGANQPKPEQETVLLHAQQQIALQRLMLQPVPTKVVCLTQVVTADELKDDDEYEDILEDMRTEGGKFGALVNVVIPRPRGDGEAAAGVGKVFLEYADIEGASKARSGMNGRKFGGNQVVAVFYPENKFSQGDYDA
- the LOC8264198 gene encoding splicing factor U2af large subunit A isoform X2, producing MTDYEGGRYEGNGTDFDNDNYGSADGGGSSPPARPDDHSDSKSQHGSRDHERESSKSREKEREKGRDKERDRDRDRDRDKDRERDKDREKSRDRDRDRERDRDKDRDRHHRDRDRHRDRSERRERGRDRDDDDYHRSRDYDRDRRRDYDRDREERHKRRSPSPSRGRSERRSKSRSRSRSRSKSKRISGFDMAPPPSAMLTGAAAVAAAAGQIPGTAPAIPGMFPNMFPLGTGQFGTLPVMPVQAMTQQATRHARRVYVGGLPPTANEQSVATFFSHVMAAIGGNTAGPGDAVVNVYINHEKKFAFVEMRSVEEASNAMALDGIIFEGAPVKVRRPSDYNPSLAATLGPSQPNPNLNLGAVGLTPGSAGGLEGPDRIFVGGLPYYFTEAQIRELLESFGPLRGFDLVKDRETGNSKGYAFCVYQDLSVTDIACAALNGIKMGDKTLTVRRANQGANQPKPEQETVLLHAQQQIALQRLMLQPVPTKVVCLTQVVTADELKDDDEYEDILEDMRTEGGKFGALVNVVIPRPRGDGEAAAGVGKVFLEYADIEGASKARSGMNGRKFGGNQVVAVFYPENKFSQGDYDA
- the LOC8264198 gene encoding splicing factor U2af large subunit B isoform X7, with translation MFPNMFPLGTGQQFGTLPVMPVQAMTQQATRHARRVYVGGLPPTANEQSVATFFSHVMAAIGGNTAGPGDAVVNVYINHEKKFAFVEMRSVEEASNAMALDGIIFEGAPVKVRRPSDYNPSLAATLGPSQPNPNLNLGAVGLTPGSAGGLEGPDRIFVGGLPYYFTEAQIRELLESFGPLRGFDLVKDRETGNSKGYAFCVYQDLSVTDIACAALNGIKMGDKTLTVRRANQGANQPKPEQETVLLHAQQQIALQRLMLQPVPTKVVCLTQVVTADELKDDDEYEDILEDMRTEGGKFGALVNVVIPRPRGDGEAAAGVGKVFLEYADIEGASKARSGMNGRKFGGNQVVAVFYPENKFSQGDYDA